In the Afipia sp. GAS231 genome, GCGCGCTTTCAGTTCCGGCACCAGCGCGTTCACGGTCTCGACCTCGTCGCGGAATTCGAGACCGGCAGCACTTTGCGGCGAAATGATTTCAGGTGTCGCCTTCAGCGTCAGCCCGATGAAGGCCACCGGAATGCCGTCGAACGTGCGGATCTCGTAAGGAGGAAACACGGTCTTGCCGCTCACCTTGTCGATCGTGCTGGCGGCGAGATAGCGGAATTTCGCGCCGGTGAAGGAATGCGGGCCCTGGCAGGTGTCGACCGGGTGGCAACCGCCGTTCTGCATCCGCAGCAACTCGTCCTTACCCTCGTCGAACTCGTGATTGCCGACCGCCGAAAGCGCCAGTCCCATCATCGACATCGACTCGATGGTCGGCTCGTCGTGGAACATCGCCGACAGAAACGGGCTGGCGCCGATCAGGTCGCCGGCCGCGACGAAGATGGTGTTGTTGTGGCCGTCGCGAAGCTGGTTGACCAATGTCGCCATCCGCTCACTTCCGCCGGCATTGACCACGATCTTTTTGGTCTTGTCGGCGGCATCGGCGATCCGGATGCCGCCCGGCGGCGGGCGCAGGTTGCCGTGAAAGTCGTTGATGGCGAGGATGCGCAATTCCACCGGCGCAGGCGTCTGGGCAAGGGCCGGTGAGAAGAGGAACGCCAGCGAAAGGGCGACGAGAAGTATCGGTGAGAATGAATTTTTCATGGACCCGAGATTACGCATTCCGCGCGACGATTTCACGAAGTTTTGGAGAAGGCGTGTCACGCTTTTGTTTCTCGTCATTGCGAGCGAAGCGAAGCAATCCATTCTTTCTTGACGCGGCAAGATGGATTGCTTCGCTGCGCTCGCAATGACGGCGGAGAGGGCGGTATCCTACCCCCTCTTGCGCGAGAAGAACGCCTTGAAGGCGGCGATCGCTTCCTTGGAGCGCATTCGTTCGCCGAACAGATGGCCTTCCTGGTCGATCCGGCGCGTCATGTCCTCCGGCGGCAGTTTTAAAAGCTTGCGCGAGATCGCGACCGCTTCCGCCGGCAGCGCGCAGATTTCGCGCGCGACCTTGCGGGCTTCGGCCTCGGTATGTCCGGGCGATACCACCACGTTGACGAACCCCGCAGTGTGGGCGTCGTCGGCGGTGAAGGTGCGGCCCATCACCAGCATCGCGAACGCGCGCTGGTGGCCCATGGTGCGCGGCATCAGCAGGCTCGAGGCGCCCTCGGGCACCAGGCCAAGATTGATGAACGGCGTCTTGAACGTCGCGGTCTTGCTGGCCAGCACGTAGTCGCAATGGAACAGCATGGTGGTGCCGATGCCGATCGCGATACCGTCGACGGCGGCGATGATCGGCTTGACGTTGTGGGCCAGCGAATAAAGAAATTTTGCGGCATTGGAAGCCCGCGGCGTGTCGGTGTTGTTGGTTCCCTCTTTCAGGAAATCCTCGAGGTCGTTGCCGGCGGTGAATACGCCGGAGCCGCCGGTGATGACGATGCAGCGGATCTTCGGATTGTTCTGCGCGGTGTCGATCGCATCGCTCATCAGGCGATACATTTCCTGGGTGATCGCGTTCTTCTTCTCGGGCCGCCGCAGCGTGATCACGCGCATGGCGTCGTCGTCGGAGACAATGAGGTGCCCGGTCATGATGTGTCCCTGAAGCAGGCGGCGACGGTGCCGCTGGCGAGTCATCAGGCTACATCCTACATGATCCCTGAAAAGGCCCAAATCGCCGCACCCGTTTTCCCCCTAAAGGATTATGCAAGGCAGCTAGCCGGAATTCGTCATCCGGGCGCGATCCCGGCGAAGCCGCGAGAATCTGGCCTTTTATGCCGGTCTGCCCACCATCCGGCTGGTCAAGAAGACCGTCAATCAGGATGACGCCTCGGCCTGTCATCTGTTCTACGCCGGCGGCAAAGCCGATCCCGCTCACTTGTCCTGCAAGTCGCGGGTAATCCGACCGATGAGATCGCGCAGCCACGCGTGCGCAGGCTGATTGTCGAGCCGTCGCAGCCAAATCATGGCGGCTTCGATCGGCTTGGGCGGGCGTGACAGTCGACGGAAGACCAGGTGGTGAGACGTTGTCATGTTTTTGGCGACGTTCAGCGGAAGCACCGACACCAGGTCCGACGTCGCCAGGATCTGCGCCGCCGACAGAAATGGCGCCCGCATCGCCGGTCCTGGGCCAGGTCTTGATCGTCCAGGACCAGCGTCGACAAAATCGGCGCCAAACTGCGCCGACGAGATCTCCAATTGAGCGAGCGTCGCCAGCTTTTCCGTCGAGAACTCCGGTGCCTTCGCTGCCGGGTGGCCCTTGCGATGCACTACGACGAACTGGTCCTGCAGCAACCGCTTCCGCGAGAATCGCTCGCCCTGGACGCCAGATGGA is a window encoding:
- a CDS encoding crotonase/enoyl-CoA hydratase family protein — translated: MTGHLIVSDDDAMRVITLRRPEKKNAITQEMYRLMSDAIDTAQNNPKIRCIVITGGSGVFTAGNDLEDFLKEGTNNTDTPRASNAAKFLYSLAHNVKPIIAAVDGIAIGIGTTMLFHCDYVLASKTATFKTPFINLGLVPEGASSLLMPRTMGHQRAFAMLVMGRTFTADDAHTAGFVNVVVSPGHTEAEARKVAREICALPAEAVAISRKLLKLPPEDMTRRIDQEGHLFGERMRSKEAIAAFKAFFSRKRG